In the genome of Dehalococcoidia bacterium, the window ACCACACCAGCAGTACGAGAAGCCCCATGATGGTGGAAATACCCTGGCCGATGACTGCGGCGATGAGCAGTGCGATCATCAGGAATGGGAACGCGAACCAGATGTCTACGATCCTCATGATGACTTCGTCAGCTATGCCTCCAAAGTATCCAGCGATCAGGCCGAGAACTGTGCCGATTATCGTGCCGGTGACAAGCGCAACTGCGGCGACCATTAGGGAGACGCGAGACCCGTAGGCAACTCGGCTGAAGATGTCCCTTCCAACGTGGTCCGTTCCAAAGATGTGGTTGGTGGTGCCGGTCTCAAATCCCCAGGGAGGGACATTCCTCTCGCGCAGGTTGCCGTCCAGCGGTTCGTGAGCAGTGATGACCGGGGCGAAGACCGCCATCAGCACAAGGATAACGAGAATCACTATCGGGACGATGGGCCAGCGGATCAGGAACCCATAGGCGCGGCCGACGGTTGCCCAAAATCCGGGAGATCTCGTGCCCAGGGCTTCCGCGGTCATGAGTACCTTATCCGGGGATCCAGCAGGCTGTACATGATGTCGACAATAAAGTTTGCGATTATGAACAGCACCGTGAATATGAGCACTATGGCGACGAGAACGTTGATATTGTTCGTGGCAACGGCCTGAACTGCGTAGAAGCCGATGCCAGGCCATGCAAAGACCGCCTCGACGAGTACCGAACCGGTGATGAATCCGGCCAGCACGAGCGCCGTTGCCGTGAGAGGTATCAGGGAGGCGTTTCTGAAGGCATGTTTCCAGACGATAGATCGGTAGGGCACGCCCTTGGCCTTCGCTAATTTGACGTATTCTGAGTCGAGCACCTCGAG includes:
- a CDS encoding ABC transporter permease — encoded protein: MVPIVILVILVLMAVFAPVITAHEPLDGNLRERNVPPWGFETGTTNHIFGTDHVGRDIFSRVAYGSRVSLMVAAVALVTGTIIGTVLGLIAGYFGGIADEVIMRIVDIWFAFPFLMIALLIAAVIGQGISTIMGLLVLLVWSSYVRYVRAEVLTLRERDYVALARVAGASTIRILMRHLLPGVTNTVVVVATLRAGQLVLAEASLSFLGAGIPPPTPTLGSMIADGRDYLRDAWWISVYPGITIFLMVMSLNFLGDWLRDRIDPRLRQL